The Lentimicrobium sp. L6 genome has a segment encoding these proteins:
- the argS gene encoding arginine--tRNA ligase has protein sequence MTLEIQLVEKAQLALKELYGQDIEAKQIPVQQTRKDLEGDFTIVVFGFTRLSKKSPEQTAEELGQKMLAAEPFIDSFNVIKGFLNFVIKDDYYLNILENIVNAQKYGFTPMDEKDVLVLEYSSPNTNKPLHLGHIRNNLLGWSVAELLKANGKNVKKVNLINDRGIHICKSMLAWQKWGENKTPESTDTKGDKFVGDYYVLFDQKYKVEIKTLVESGIEEDVAKKQAPLMLEAQEMLLKWEAGDKKVYELWTRMNQWVYDGFDITYANMGVDFDKVYHESETYLLGKKLVEEGLEKGILFKKENGSVWCDLTDEGMDEKLLLRADGTSVYMTQDLGTAQLRQEDYSPNEMIYVVGNEQNYHFDVLKIVLQKLSKEWAKNIHHLSYGMVELPHGKMKSREGTVVDADDLMQEMYDTAKATTEELGKIEDFTIEEAAELYKTVSLGALKYFILKVDPKKQMMFNPAESIDFNGNTGPFIQYTYARIQSIIRKAHENGISAHYNGNLKLEAKEKALVKHLGNYTAAIKQAGEHYSPSMVANYIFELVKEYNKFYQEHSIMKEEDTNKQAFRVELSKQVAGVIASGMSILGIQVPNRM, from the coding sequence ATGACATTAGAAATACAACTCGTAGAAAAAGCGCAATTAGCACTAAAAGAACTATATGGCCAAGATATTGAAGCCAAACAAATTCCCGTTCAACAAACTCGTAAGGACTTAGAAGGTGATTTCACCATTGTTGTTTTTGGTTTTACCAGATTATCGAAAAAATCTCCAGAGCAAACGGCTGAGGAATTAGGCCAAAAAATGCTAGCTGCTGAGCCTTTTATCGATAGCTTTAATGTGATTAAAGGATTTTTAAATTTTGTGATAAAGGATGATTATTATCTCAATATCTTAGAGAATATTGTAAATGCTCAAAAGTATGGATTTACTCCCATGGATGAAAAAGATGTTCTGGTTTTAGAATATTCTTCTCCAAATACTAATAAGCCTTTGCATTTAGGACATATTAGAAATAACCTCTTAGGTTGGTCGGTAGCTGAATTGCTTAAAGCCAATGGTAAGAATGTGAAAAAAGTGAACCTGATCAACGATAGAGGTATTCATATTTGTAAGTCTATGTTGGCTTGGCAAAAATGGGGTGAAAATAAAACTCCTGAATCAACAGATACCAAAGGAGATAAATTTGTTGGCGATTATTATGTGCTTTTCGACCAAAAATATAAAGTAGAAATCAAAACTTTAGTAGAGAGTGGAATAGAGGAGGATGTGGCCAAAAAGCAAGCTCCTCTAATGCTAGAAGCTCAAGAAATGTTACTGAAATGGGAAGCTGGAGATAAAAAAGTTTACGAGCTATGGACTAGAATGAACCAATGGGTTTATGATGGTTTTGATATTACTTATGCCAATATGGGTGTTGACTTCGATAAAGTTTATCATGAATCAGAAACCTATCTCTTAGGAAAGAAATTAGTGGAGGAGGGCCTAGAAAAGGGTATTCTCTTTAAAAAGGAAAATGGCTCCGTTTGGTGTGATTTAACAGATGAGGGGATGGATGAGAAGTTATTGCTTCGTGCGGATGGAACTTCTGTATATATGACACAAGACCTTGGAACGGCGCAATTACGACAAGAGGACTATAGCCCTAATGAGATGATTTATGTGGTAGGAAATGAACAGAACTATCATTTCGATGTTTTAAAGATTGTACTTCAGAAATTAAGTAAAGAATGGGCAAAAAATATTCATCACCTTTCTTATGGTATGGTAGAGCTTCCTCATGGTAAAATGAAGTCGAGAGAAGGAACTGTAGTAGATGCCGACGATTTAATGCAAGAAATGTATGATACGGCTAAAGCAACCACTGAGGAACTTGGCAAAATAGAAGATTTTACTATTGAAGAAGCTGCTGAACTATATAAAACAGTGAGTTTAGGAGCTTTAAAGTATTTTATATTAAAAGTAGATCCTAAAAAACAGATGATGTTTAATCCTGCAGAATCTATTGATTTTAATGGAAATACAGGGCCTTTTATTCAGTATACTTATGCTCGTATCCAATCTATTATTCGTAAGGCTCACGAGAATGGTATTTCTGCCCACTATAATGGTAACCTAAAATTAGAGGCTAAAGAAAAAGCTTTAGTAAAACATTTAGGAAATTATACAGCTGCCATAAAACAAGCTGGGGAACATTATAGTCCCAGTATGGTAGCAAATTATATTTTCGAATTGGTAAAAGAATACAATAAATTCTATCAGGAGCATTCTATTATGAAAGAAGAGGATACCAATAAACAAGCTTTTAGAGTCGAGTTATCCAAGCAAGTTGCGGGAGTTATTGCAAGTGGAATGTCGATATTAGGTATCCAAGTTCCTAATAGAATGTAA
- a CDS encoding glucosaminidase domain-containing protein, with translation MKDIIRAAQYSNYQINKDRSILKKINIAFNKSSSLTKYQIIKIEKILKKYDFKEEIDHTEPSQVALIIDKLMLKVQMVPVRLAIAQAIIESAWGESRFAKEGHAYFGIHCYEEGCGMKFGKDDQKVFVKTYPNLQSSVDGYMFFLNTKKGTNGFRKARQHYYSTDDKDLIILAESLNSYSEIGGEYQKIINSLFKNYIPNEIADY, from the coding sequence ATGAAAGATATTATAAGAGCAGCACAATATTCTAATTATCAGATTAACAAGGACAGATCTATTTTAAAAAAAATCAACATTGCTTTTAATAAAAGTAGTTCATTAACAAAGTATCAGATCATAAAAATTGAAAAAATCCTCAAAAAATATGATTTTAAAGAGGAAATTGATCATACAGAACCTTCACAAGTAGCTTTAATCATAGATAAATTGATGTTAAAAGTTCAGATGGTGCCTGTGCGTTTGGCAATAGCTCAAGCTATTATTGAATCAGCATGGGGCGAATCTCGTTTTGCCAAAGAGGGGCATGCCTATTTTGGTATTCATTGTTATGAAGAGGGCTGTGGTATGAAATTCGGTAAGGATGATCAAAAAGTTTTCGTTAAAACCTACCCCAATCTTCAATCTTCTGTGGATGGATATATGTTTTTCCTAAATACAAAAAAAGGCACGAATGGGTTTCGTAAAGCACGTCAGCACTATTATAGCACAGATGATAAAGATTTAATCATTCTAGCAGAAAGCTTAAATTCCTATAGTGAAATAGGAGGGGAGTATCAGAAGATCATCAATAGCCTTTTTAAGAATTATATTCCTAATGAAATAGCTGATTATTAG